One segment of Streptomyces sp. NBC_00102 DNA contains the following:
- a CDS encoding ABC transporter substrate-binding protein has translation MMIQRRSRTLAAACVLAATAMLTAAGCSKSETNDTSASSDTGQAAQAATTAPDSTSGSGCSLQTYGAPKLDLKNAIVGFSQSEKEANPFRIAETQSIKDEAAKVGVKKLLTTNAQSQLSKQISDIQDMLSQGAQFLIVAPLNSDGLEPALKAAAAKKVPVLTIDRKLNAGACKDYVAFLGSDFVEQGKRAADAMIKTTGGKGKVAILLGTSGNGVTTDRTKGFVDQLAAKAPGLEIVAQQTGEFARDKGQQVMEQLIQSKPEITAVYAENDEMGLGAVTALKAAGKKPGKDVKIVSVDGTRNAVQAVVNGEYNAVIESNPRFGPLAFQTAQKFYGGEEIPENVIISDRAYDETNAKASVGGAY, from the coding sequence ATGATGATCCAGCGCCGATCCCGTACCCTCGCCGCGGCCTGCGTGCTCGCCGCCACCGCAATGCTCACCGCGGCCGGCTGCTCGAAGTCGGAGACCAACGACACCTCCGCCTCCTCCGACACGGGGCAGGCCGCCCAGGCGGCCACCACGGCCCCCGACAGCACCTCCGGCTCCGGCTGCTCCCTCCAGACCTACGGGGCGCCCAAGCTCGACCTCAAGAACGCGATCGTCGGCTTCTCCCAGTCGGAGAAGGAGGCCAACCCGTTCCGTATCGCCGAGACCCAGTCCATCAAGGACGAGGCGGCCAAGGTCGGCGTGAAGAAGCTGCTCACCACCAACGCCCAGTCGCAGCTGTCGAAGCAGATCAGCGACATCCAGGACATGCTCTCCCAGGGTGCGCAGTTCCTCATCGTCGCCCCGCTCAACTCGGACGGCCTGGAGCCCGCGCTGAAGGCCGCAGCGGCCAAGAAGGTCCCGGTCCTCACCATCGACCGCAAGCTCAACGCCGGCGCCTGCAAGGACTACGTGGCCTTCCTCGGCTCGGACTTCGTGGAGCAGGGCAAGCGCGCCGCCGACGCGATGATCAAGACGACCGGCGGCAAGGGAAAGGTGGCCATCCTCCTCGGCACCTCCGGCAACGGCGTCACCACCGACCGTACCAAGGGCTTCGTGGACCAGCTCGCGGCGAAGGCCCCGGGACTGGAGATCGTGGCCCAGCAGACCGGCGAGTTCGCCCGTGACAAGGGCCAGCAGGTCATGGAGCAGCTGATCCAGTCGAAGCCCGAGATCACCGCCGTCTACGCCGAGAACGACGAGATGGGCCTCGGCGCCGTCACCGCGCTCAAGGCCGCCGGCAAGAAGCCGGGCAAGGACGTCAAGATCGTGTCCGTCGACGGCACCCGCAACGCCGTCCAGGCCGTCGTCAACGGTGAGTACAACGCCGTGATCGAGTCCAACCCGCGCTTCGGCCCCCTGGCGTTCCAGACCGCCCAGAAGTTCTACGGCGGCGAGGAGATCCCCGAGAACGTCATCATCTCGGACCGCGCGTACGACGAGACCAACGCCAAGGCGTCGGTCGGCGGCGCGTACTGA
- a CDS encoding aldose epimerase family protein gives MPRPTAHRTPFGSAPGSAEADLWTLDSGTGVRAEVLTYGGVLHRLTVPDAHGESRQIVRSLSTMDEYAKDHPYFGALVGRYANRIAHGSFALDGTTHEIPVNDRGHALHGGPEGFNTRMWEASGREDGDAAFVDLRLHSPDGDMGFPGALDVHATYAVDASGTFSLDCTATTDRATVVNLTQHAYFNLGDDDILGHTLEVDADHYLPVDPEGIPEGDPVEVRGTPFDLTSPHVLRDRLALPHEQLASAGGFDHCWVLRDAAPGDGLRRAARLTAPDASRVMEVWTTEPGIQVYTGNLLDGTFTDGEGRVHDRHGAVCLETQHLPDSPNRAGYPTTVLRPGQTLRTRTEWRFPHLSVGR, from the coding sequence ATGCCCCGCCCCACCGCGCACCGCACCCCCTTCGGCTCCGCTCCCGGAAGCGCCGAAGCAGACCTCTGGACGCTGGATTCCGGAACGGGAGTGCGGGCCGAAGTCCTCACCTACGGGGGTGTCCTGCACCGCCTCACCGTGCCGGACGCCCACGGCGAGAGCCGACAGATCGTCAGATCGCTCTCGACGATGGACGAATACGCGAAGGACCACCCCTACTTCGGGGCGCTCGTGGGCCGTTACGCCAACCGCATCGCACACGGCAGCTTCGCACTCGACGGCACCACCCACGAGATCCCCGTCAACGACCGCGGCCACGCACTCCACGGCGGACCCGAGGGCTTCAACACCAGAATGTGGGAGGCGTCGGGCAGGGAGGACGGCGACGCCGCCTTCGTCGACCTGCGTCTGCACAGCCCCGACGGCGACATGGGCTTCCCCGGCGCCCTCGACGTCCACGCCACCTACGCCGTCGACGCGTCGGGCACCTTCTCGCTCGACTGCACCGCCACCACCGACCGGGCGACCGTCGTCAACCTCACCCAGCACGCCTACTTCAACCTGGGCGACGACGACATCCTCGGGCACACCCTGGAGGTCGACGCCGACCACTACCTCCCGGTGGACCCCGAGGGCATTCCCGAGGGCGACCCGGTCGAGGTGCGCGGCACCCCCTTCGACCTCACCTCCCCCCACGTGCTGCGGGACCGCCTCGCCCTCCCGCACGAGCAGCTGGCCTCGGCCGGCGGATTCGACCACTGCTGGGTCCTGCGCGACGCGGCCCCCGGCGACGGCCTGCGCCGCGCCGCCCGGCTCACCGCCCCCGACGCCTCCCGCGTGATGGAGGTGTGGACCACCGAACCGGGCATTCAGGTCTACACGGGCAACCTGCTGGACGGCACCTTCACCGACGGCGAGGGCCGGGTGCACGACCGCCACGGCGCGGTCTGCCTGGAGACCCAGCACCTGCCCGACTCGCCCAACCGCGCCGGCTACCCCACCACCGTCCTGCGCCCCGGCCAGACGCTCCGCACCCGCACCGAATGGCGCTTTCCGCACCTGAGCGTGGGCCGGTAA
- a CDS encoding sugar ABC transporter ATP-binding protein encodes MAPPEAVTQPPEPVATGPGPAQEAGSVLEARGVSKRFPGVVALDDVSFSLRAGETHALVGENGAGKSTLIKVLTGVYRPDGGELRMNGGAVRFARPFEAQQAGISTIYQEVNLVPLMSVARNIFLGREPKNRVGMIDFGRMHRETTELLDGFGVRVDPKRPLNTLGIGTQQMVALARAVSVNAQVVIMDEPTSSLEPREVETLFRVIANLRERGIAVLYVSHRMDELYRICDRVTVLRDGRHIHTGDLADLNRMQLVSMMLGRDMAEVKRSGLTNFTEGGHDTTRTPVLTAAGVSSRHHLHDISLELYGGEVLGLGGLLGSGRSETAKALSGALPVDAGNITVDGKKLGRLSPAAAIKAGISLLPEDRKAEGIIPGLSVRENIVLAAMPRLSRAGVVSRAKQDRVVEIFMKRLRIKCSSPEQKVGELSGGNQQKVLIARWLCLEPKVLLLDEPTRGIDVGAKAEVQSLIDELAGEGLAVLLISSDIEELIEGADRIVVLRGGAVAGELAGDEVAESRLLEVLADHAPDASPTNAPATPEKTPVAQEEPR; translated from the coding sequence ATGGCACCACCCGAAGCAGTAACCCAGCCGCCCGAGCCCGTCGCGACCGGCCCGGGCCCCGCCCAGGAAGCCGGCTCGGTCCTCGAAGCCCGCGGCGTCAGCAAGCGGTTCCCCGGCGTCGTCGCCCTGGACGACGTGTCGTTCTCCCTGCGGGCCGGCGAGACCCACGCCCTGGTCGGTGAGAACGGTGCCGGCAAGTCCACCCTCATCAAGGTGCTCACAGGGGTCTACCGGCCCGACGGCGGCGAACTCCGGATGAACGGCGGAGCCGTCCGCTTCGCCCGGCCCTTCGAGGCCCAGCAGGCCGGCATCTCCACCATCTACCAGGAGGTCAACCTCGTCCCGCTGATGAGCGTGGCGCGGAACATCTTCCTCGGACGCGAGCCCAAGAACCGCGTCGGGATGATCGACTTCGGCCGGATGCACCGCGAGACGACCGAGCTGCTCGACGGCTTCGGCGTCCGCGTCGACCCCAAGCGTCCGCTGAACACCCTCGGCATCGGCACCCAGCAGATGGTCGCGCTCGCGCGTGCCGTCTCGGTCAACGCCCAGGTCGTCATCATGGACGAGCCCACCTCCTCGCTGGAGCCCCGCGAGGTCGAGACGCTCTTCCGCGTCATCGCCAACCTCCGTGAGCGCGGCATCGCCGTCCTCTACGTCAGCCACCGCATGGACGAGCTCTACCGGATCTGCGACCGGGTCACCGTGCTGCGCGACGGCCGCCACATCCACACCGGCGACCTCGCCGACCTCAACCGGATGCAGCTCGTGTCGATGATGCTCGGCCGTGACATGGCCGAGGTCAAGCGGTCGGGCCTCACCAACTTCACCGAGGGCGGCCACGACACCACCCGTACGCCGGTCCTCACCGCGGCCGGCGTCTCCAGCCGCCACCATCTCCACGACATCTCCCTGGAGTTGTACGGCGGAGAGGTGCTCGGACTCGGTGGCCTCCTCGGGTCCGGCCGCAGCGAGACGGCGAAGGCCCTCTCCGGCGCGCTGCCCGTCGACGCGGGGAACATCACCGTCGACGGCAAGAAGCTCGGCCGGCTCTCCCCGGCCGCCGCCATCAAGGCCGGCATCAGCCTCCTCCCCGAGGACCGCAAGGCCGAGGGCATCATCCCCGGTCTGTCGGTGCGCGAGAACATCGTGCTCGCCGCGATGCCCCGCCTCTCCCGGGCCGGAGTCGTCTCCCGCGCCAAGCAGGACCGCGTCGTCGAGATCTTCATGAAGCGCCTGCGCATCAAGTGCTCCAGCCCCGAGCAGAAGGTCGGCGAACTCTCCGGCGGCAACCAGCAGAAGGTGCTGATCGCCCGCTGGCTCTGCCTGGAGCCCAAGGTCCTGCTGCTCGACGAGCCCACCCGCGGCATCGACGTCGGCGCCAAGGCGGAGGTCCAGAGCCTCATCGACGAACTCGCGGGCGAAGGCCTGGCGGTGCTGCTCATCTCCTCCGACATCGAGGAGCTCATCGAGGGCGCCGACCGCATCGTCGTCCTGCGCGGCGGAGCCGTGGCGGGCGAGCTCGCCGGCGACGAGGTGGCCGAGAGCCGGCTGCTCGAAGTGCTCGCCGACCACGCCCCGGACGCGTCGCCCACGAACGCGCCGGCCACGCCGGAGAAGACCCCGGTCGCACAGGAGGAACCCCGATGA
- a CDS encoding LacI family DNA-binding transcriptional regulator, whose amino-acid sequence MGVSLKDVAQRAGVSIKTVSNVVNNYQHVTPKMRAKVQQAIDELGYRPNLTARHLRKGRTGIIALAVPEFGNPYFAELAGAVVDAAARHDYTVLVDHTAGLREKELLVSQGFRSHVIDGLIMSPIHLETEDLMAREETAPLVLLGEREYEAPYDHIAIDNVAAARTAVRHLLDHGRSRIAFLGSRTGRERQPAHLRLRGWREELTAAGIEPDEALVVVTDGFGREDGAIAMASLLDRGERPDAVFAYNDLIAIGAMRTVTERGLAVPGDIAFVGFDDIEESSYGTTTLTTIAPDKEAIARLAVDSLVERLAGAPVTEPRRPRPGYRLVVRESTVPGRPGPAA is encoded by the coding sequence GTGGGCGTCAGCCTCAAGGACGTCGCGCAGCGGGCGGGCGTGTCGATCAAGACCGTGTCCAACGTGGTCAACAACTATCAGCACGTCACCCCGAAGATGCGGGCCAAAGTGCAGCAGGCGATCGACGAGCTCGGCTACCGGCCGAACCTCACCGCCCGCCACCTGCGCAAGGGCCGTACGGGCATCATCGCGCTGGCGGTCCCCGAGTTCGGCAACCCGTACTTCGCCGAACTGGCCGGAGCCGTCGTCGACGCCGCCGCCCGGCACGACTACACCGTGCTGGTCGACCACACGGCAGGACTCCGCGAGAAGGAACTGCTGGTCAGCCAGGGGTTCAGGTCGCACGTGATCGACGGGCTCATCATGAGCCCGATCCATCTGGAGACCGAGGACCTGATGGCACGCGAGGAGACCGCACCCCTGGTCCTGCTGGGGGAGCGGGAGTACGAGGCGCCGTACGACCACATCGCGATCGACAACGTCGCCGCCGCCCGTACCGCGGTACGCCATCTCCTCGACCACGGACGCAGCAGGATCGCCTTCCTCGGATCCCGTACCGGCCGTGAACGCCAGCCCGCACACCTCCGGTTGCGCGGCTGGCGCGAAGAGCTGACGGCCGCCGGCATCGAACCGGACGAAGCGCTGGTCGTGGTCACGGACGGATTCGGGCGTGAGGACGGCGCCATCGCGATGGCATCCCTGCTCGACCGGGGCGAACGGCCCGACGCGGTCTTCGCCTACAACGACCTGATCGCGATCGGGGCCATGCGCACCGTCACCGAGCGAGGGCTGGCCGTCCCCGGCGACATCGCCTTCGTCGGCTTCGACGACATCGAGGAAAGCAGTTACGGCACCACCACCCTCACCACCATCGCCCCCGACAAGGAGGCCATCGCCCGCCTCGCGGTCGACAGCCTCGTCGAGCGGCTCGCGGGCGCACCAGTGACCGAACCGCGGCGCCCGCGCCCCGGTTACCGGCTCGTCGTCCGCGAATCGACGGTCCCCGGCCGGCCCGGCCCGGCCGCCTGA
- a CDS encoding ABC transporter permease produces MTQATLAPPAANPLARLRTPAWWQEYGVYAAVAVLLLFNALFTDHFLTTDNLRTQLVQVAPIVIVALGMALVIGTEGVDLSVGSTMALAAALLPLYLGYGLVPALGIALLAGAVVGAINGSLVSLVGLQPIVATLALFVGGRGLALVMADGQLKQIENPDLLALGTDSFLGIPLVVLIAGVLAVAVAFLIGRTTFGRQVVAIGGNRAAAQLAGLPVKRVLIGVYVLCGVLAALAGVLATARLTASDPSSLGTLMELSAITAVVVGGTPLTGGSVRVLGTVAGALLMQLLRATLVKHDLPDSTAQIAQAAIIIAAVYVARERRSR; encoded by the coding sequence ATGACCCAGGCCACCCTGGCCCCGCCCGCAGCGAACCCGCTGGCCCGGCTGCGCACCCCCGCGTGGTGGCAGGAGTACGGCGTCTACGCGGCCGTCGCCGTGCTGCTGCTCTTCAACGCGCTCTTCACCGACCACTTCCTGACGACCGACAACCTGCGCACGCAGCTCGTCCAGGTCGCCCCGATCGTCATCGTCGCCCTGGGCATGGCCCTGGTCATCGGCACCGAGGGCGTCGACCTCTCCGTCGGCTCGACGATGGCGCTGGCCGCGGCGCTCCTCCCGCTCTACCTCGGGTACGGACTGGTACCGGCGCTCGGCATCGCCCTGCTCGCCGGCGCGGTCGTCGGCGCGATCAACGGATCGCTCGTCTCGCTCGTCGGGCTCCAGCCCATCGTCGCCACCCTCGCGCTCTTCGTGGGCGGCCGCGGCCTCGCCCTGGTGATGGCGGACGGCCAGCTCAAGCAGATCGAGAACCCCGATCTGCTCGCGCTCGGCACCGACTCCTTCCTCGGCATTCCGCTGGTCGTGCTCATCGCCGGCGTCCTCGCCGTCGCCGTGGCCTTCCTGATCGGGCGCACCACCTTCGGCCGCCAGGTCGTCGCCATCGGCGGCAACCGCGCCGCCGCCCAACTCGCAGGACTGCCCGTCAAGCGCGTCCTCATCGGCGTCTACGTGCTCTGCGGCGTGCTGGCCGCCCTGGCCGGCGTGCTGGCCACGGCCCGGCTCACCGCCAGCGACCCGTCTTCGCTCGGCACCCTGATGGAGCTCTCCGCCATCACCGCCGTCGTGGTCGGCGGAACCCCGCTCACCGGCGGTTCCGTCCGCGTGCTCGGCACCGTCGCCGGAGCCCTGCTGATGCAGCTCCTGCGCGCCACCCTCGTCAAGCACGACCTGCCCGACTCCACCGCCCAGATCGCCCAGGCTGCCATCATCATCGCTGCCGTCTACGTCGCCCGGGAGCGCCGGTCCCGATGA
- a CDS encoding carbohydrate binding domain-containing protein, whose amino-acid sequence MKRSPLLRLLRRPVAAATTATALLGLLTAIPAPEQVSATPVAASENSATVFYWTKTKNWSAYNLHWAPDGGSWTTVPGTAMTVACTDWVKLTVPLGSATGLAATFNNGQGVWDNNSGNNYALGTGNITVKDGVVAHSDPCADSGTTPSPTPTGTNGAEVYYSTATVGWTTTNLHYQPVGGAWTTVPGVGMEAACTGWVKRTVDLGTATGLNATFNNGNGVWDNNNGANYALKTGRTTVKDHKVTSDAADPCAAAVPDTTAPTAPTKAAAAADGVSVVLTWEPSTDNVGVTKYQVTRTGGTKGTLVADTGSTVFSDTGLEERTTYSYSVKAVDAAGNVSAASAAATATTGDKPPAAASGQPLGTDPRKDPIYFVLTARFDDGDSTNNRGGSQDVKSGNAANNDPMFRGDFKGLVKKLDYIKGLGFSAIWITPVVLNRSDYDYHGYHGYDFYKVDPRLESAGASYQDLINAAHAKGMKIYQDVVYNHSSRWGAKGLFTPTVYGVRDAQWSWYYDEKNEGFEYDGLTVETKSGKSYYNGDLWSTAEPAGNTCLNWGKPTGGTSAEGYRIYNCQWPNATSGMFPTVYYHNCWIGNWEGEDSRSCWLHEDLADFNTESAPVQNYLIGAYDKYIDMGVDGFRIDTAVHIPRTTWNRRFLPAIQERVTSRFGAEAAKNFFVFGEVGAFVNDKWNRGSVNHSAQFFTWKERKEYSADDAAASLEMYNYEEQLGTGQQPVSDNAFLKGNSYHTPDHSRFSGMNVIDMRMHMNFGDANNAYNNGKDSDDSYNDATYNVVYVDSHDYGPNKSSERYAGGTDAWAENMALMWTFRGIPTLYYGSEVEFQAGKKIDCGPTCPLATTGRAYFGDRIAGDVTASDFSKVTSAGGAVADTLAQPLVKHVQRLNQIRRAVPALQMGQYSTEGISGSMAYKRRYTDAASGTDSFALVTVTGGASYTGIPNGTYKDAVTGDVRTVSDGTLSVAAPGKGNMRVYVLDLGGKNAAPGQIGTAGPYLK is encoded by the coding sequence ATGAAACGCTCCCCCCTGCTGCGGCTGCTGAGGCGCCCCGTGGCGGCGGCCACGACGGCGACCGCGCTGCTGGGCCTGCTCACCGCGATACCCGCGCCGGAACAGGTGTCCGCGACGCCGGTCGCCGCCTCCGAGAACTCGGCCACCGTCTTCTACTGGACGAAGACCAAGAACTGGTCGGCGTACAACCTCCATTGGGCGCCCGACGGGGGCTCCTGGACCACCGTCCCCGGGACGGCGATGACCGTCGCCTGTACGGACTGGGTGAAGCTGACCGTCCCGCTCGGCAGCGCCACCGGACTGGCCGCGACCTTCAACAACGGCCAAGGAGTCTGGGACAACAACTCCGGCAACAACTACGCGCTCGGCACCGGGAACATCACGGTCAAGGACGGCGTCGTCGCACACAGCGACCCGTGCGCGGACAGCGGTACGACGCCGAGCCCCACCCCCACCGGGACGAACGGCGCGGAGGTCTACTACTCCACCGCCACGGTCGGCTGGACCACCACGAACCTCCACTACCAGCCGGTCGGTGGCGCGTGGACCACCGTCCCCGGGGTGGGCATGGAGGCGGCCTGCACCGGCTGGGTGAAGCGCACCGTCGACCTCGGCACGGCCACCGGGCTCAACGCCACGTTCAACAACGGCAACGGGGTCTGGGACAACAACAACGGGGCCAACTATGCCCTGAAGACCGGGCGCACCACGGTGAAGGACCACAAGGTCACCTCGGATGCGGCCGATCCGTGCGCCGCGGCGGTCCCGGACACCACGGCCCCGACCGCTCCGACGAAGGCGGCCGCCGCGGCGGACGGCGTCTCGGTGGTCCTGACCTGGGAACCCTCCACGGACAACGTGGGTGTGACGAAGTACCAGGTCACCCGCACCGGCGGGACGAAGGGCACCCTGGTGGCGGACACCGGCTCCACGGTGTTCTCCGACACGGGGTTGGAGGAGCGGACCACCTACAGCTACTCCGTCAAGGCGGTGGACGCGGCGGGCAACGTCTCAGCGGCCTCGGCGGCGGCGACCGCCACCACCGGCGACAAGCCGCCGGCCGCGGCCTCGGGGCAGCCACTGGGCACCGACCCGCGCAAGGACCCGATCTACTTCGTCCTCACCGCTCGCTTCGACGACGGTGACAGCACGAACAACCGGGGCGGCAGCCAGGACGTGAAATCGGGCAACGCGGCCAACAACGACCCGATGTTCCGGGGTGACTTCAAGGGACTGGTCAAGAAGCTCGACTACATCAAGGGGCTGGGCTTCTCCGCCATCTGGATCACACCGGTAGTGCTCAACCGCTCGGACTACGACTACCACGGCTACCACGGCTACGACTTCTACAAGGTCGACCCGCGCCTGGAGTCGGCCGGCGCCTCGTACCAGGACCTCATCAACGCGGCGCACGCCAAGGGGATGAAGATCTACCAGGACGTCGTCTACAACCACTCCTCGCGGTGGGGCGCCAAGGGGCTCTTCACCCCCACGGTCTACGGCGTGCGGGACGCGCAGTGGAGCTGGTACTACGACGAGAAGAACGAGGGCTTCGAGTACGACGGGCTGACCGTCGAGACGAAGTCCGGCAAGTCGTACTACAACGGCGACCTGTGGTCCACCGCCGAACCGGCGGGCAACACCTGCCTCAACTGGGGCAAGCCCACCGGCGGTACCTCCGCCGAGGGCTACAGGATCTACAACTGCCAGTGGCCGAACGCCACTTCCGGAATGTTCCCGACGGTGTACTACCACAACTGCTGGATCGGCAACTGGGAGGGCGAGGACTCACGCAGCTGCTGGCTCCACGAGGACCTCGCGGACTTCAACACCGAGAGCGCCCCGGTGCAGAACTATCTGATCGGCGCCTACGACAAGTACATCGACATGGGGGTCGACGGCTTCCGGATCGACACCGCCGTACACATCCCGCGCACCACCTGGAACCGCCGCTTCCTGCCGGCGATCCAGGAGCGGGTGACCTCGCGGTTCGGTGCCGAGGCGGCGAAGAACTTCTTCGTCTTCGGTGAGGTCGGCGCCTTCGTGAACGACAAGTGGAACCGGGGTTCGGTCAACCACTCGGCGCAGTTCTTCACCTGGAAGGAGCGCAAGGAGTACAGCGCGGACGACGCCGCCGCCTCGCTGGAGATGTACAACTACGAGGAGCAGCTCGGCACCGGGCAGCAGCCGGTCTCCGACAACGCCTTCCTCAAGGGGAACAGCTACCACACGCCGGACCACAGCCGGTTCTCCGGAATGAACGTCATCGACATGCGGATGCACATGAACTTCGGTGACGCCAACAACGCCTACAACAATGGCAAGGACTCGGACGACAGTTACAACGACGCCACCTACAACGTCGTCTACGTCGACAGCCACGACTACGGCCCCAACAAGAGCAGCGAGCGGTACGCGGGCGGCACGGACGCCTGGGCGGAGAACATGGCCCTGATGTGGACCTTCCGCGGCATCCCGACCCTGTACTACGGCTCCGAGGTCGAGTTCCAGGCGGGGAAGAAGATCGACTGCGGTCCCACCTGCCCGCTGGCGACCACCGGGCGTGCGTACTTCGGCGACCGCATCGCCGGCGACGTGACGGCCTCGGACTTCAGCAAGGTCACCTCGGCCGGCGGTGCGGTGGCGGACACCCTCGCACAGCCGCTGGTCAAGCACGTGCAGCGGCTCAACCAGATCCGGCGGGCGGTCCCGGCGCTCCAGATGGGCCAGTACTCCACCGAGGGCATCAGCGGTTCGATGGCGTACAAGCGCCGGTACACCGACGCGGCGAGCGGGACCGACTCCTTCGCTCTGGTCACCGTCACGGGTGGCGCCTCGTACACCGGCATCCCGAACGGCACCTACAAGGACGCCGTGACCGGGGACGTGCGGACCGTGTCCGACGGGACCCTCTCGGTGGCCGCGCCGGGCAAGGGCAACATGCGGGTGTACGTGCTCGACCTGGGCGGCAAGAACGCCGCTCCCGGGCAGATCGGCACCGCCGGCCCGTACCTGAAGTAA
- a CDS encoding ABC transporter permease, translated as MNETSSAPVARTTAPHATPAPAKAPEPRLQKGAGSTGPTTGQRVLDLLQRQGVLAVLILVIVGASIKYPAFHSLDNVRGVTVQASFPAVIALGMTMVIITGGIDLSVGSVFALGGVLAAWASQYGFLPALLVPLVVCSAIGLLNGFLIARAGMAPFIVTLATLLGARGLLLSLTDEGGTTYLVPKDSAFAELGQGAVWGFGYPLLIALALFGIGGLVLQRTSFGQSIFAVGGSSDAATLMGLPVARTKILVYTLSGLLAGLAGALSAARLTSGVTIVGVGMELDAISAVVIGGTLLVGGAGSISGTLWGVLLLAVIQNLINQIGTLNSSYQSVVSGGFLIVVVVAQRYLSRNRRTT; from the coding sequence ATGAACGAAACCTCCTCCGCCCCGGTGGCCCGGACCACGGCCCCGCACGCGACCCCCGCTCCGGCCAAGGCGCCCGAGCCCCGTCTCCAGAAGGGTGCCGGCTCCACCGGCCCCACCACGGGACAGCGCGTCCTCGACCTCCTCCAGCGCCAGGGCGTCCTCGCCGTGCTGATCCTGGTGATCGTCGGCGCCTCCATCAAGTACCCGGCGTTCCACAGCCTGGACAACGTCCGCGGTGTCACCGTGCAGGCGTCCTTCCCCGCCGTGATCGCCCTCGGCATGACCATGGTCATCATCACCGGCGGCATCGACCTCTCGGTCGGCTCCGTCTTCGCCCTCGGCGGCGTCCTCGCCGCCTGGGCCTCCCAGTACGGATTCCTGCCCGCGCTGCTCGTACCGCTCGTGGTCTGCTCCGCGATCGGCCTGCTCAACGGGTTCCTCATCGCCCGTGCCGGGATGGCCCCCTTCATCGTCACCCTCGCCACACTGCTCGGCGCCCGAGGTCTGCTGCTCTCCCTCACCGACGAGGGCGGCACCACCTACCTCGTACCGAAGGACTCGGCCTTCGCCGAGCTGGGACAGGGCGCGGTCTGGGGCTTCGGGTACCCGCTCCTGATCGCCCTCGCGCTCTTCGGGATCGGCGGACTCGTTCTCCAGCGCACCTCGTTCGGACAGTCGATCTTCGCCGTGGGCGGCAGCAGCGACGCCGCGACCCTGATGGGTCTCCCCGTTGCCCGGACGAAGATCCTCGTCTACACGCTGAGCGGTCTGCTCGCCGGCCTCGCCGGAGCGCTGAGCGCGGCACGGCTCACCTCCGGCGTCACCATCGTCGGCGTGGGCATGGAGCTCGACGCGATCTCCGCCGTCGTCATCGGCGGAACGCTGCTGGTCGGCGGCGCCGGATCGATCAGCGGAACCCTCTGGGGCGTGCTGCTGCTCGCCGTCATCCAGAATCTGATCAACCAGATCGGTACCCTCAACTCCTCCTACCAGTCGGTGGTCAGCGGCGGCTTCCTTATCGTTGTCGTGGTGGCGCAGCGCTATCTGTCGCGCAACCGCAGAACCACGTGA